In Strigops habroptila isolate Jane chromosome 4, bStrHab1.2.pri, whole genome shotgun sequence, a single genomic region encodes these proteins:
- the TNRC6A gene encoding trinucleotide repeat-containing gene 6A protein isoform X6: protein MEERKKRKEDKKKKEAAQKKAIEQKIKVPEQTKTSVSQPQPVTSSGTSPATSTNNNAKRAPASSQQQQTLPRYPPREVPPRFRHQEQKQLLKRGQQLPVIAANLGSTPKVLNGQSGGSTVTNKQPVTNGEVPNSSKKQPGMPPIRDLVSHSPNQSDLNHSGLGSHYENSHWGPVSSNSDSSTNWDKVIVDGSDKEAWPSITGSDPELTSECMDTDSASSSGSERNLVIMASGSAGGESDGIRNGIGHGSQNKFVVGSNSNNVGNGSISGPWGLSHGTIISTCQVSVDAPDSKSESSNNRMNAWGTINSSSNGGLNPSTLNSNGNHGAWSVLENNGHALKGSVGSGNPGTSIQCSTIGQISNSQSINSKVGGSAHGSWGSLQESCDSEVNGTRNVSFSGQPQNLNTEMNGPNNTTNFMTSSLPNSAGSVQINELPNNTGHGAWRVSTMNHSQIQASPVSNGTSISHLSNGEAKNGGSYGTTWGAYGSNYSGDKCSGPNSQANGDTVNATLMQPGISGPGSTNFQINGNKGGGVWEAGTVNSQNMPWGSGNGASAGGNRRGWGNPAQNTGTNISNGEWSKLPSNQHSNESVNGNGRKFTNGWKSAEEEELSSQSPAAPQLPEQTSAWTKAGTADSEGSAESTGCHEDRATAEGQNRERRKVDQHALLQSIVNRTDLDPRVLSNSGWGQTPIKQNTAWDTETSPRGERKTDNGTEAWGGSVTQTSSSGGCVDRPSPNNNDTSSVSGWGDPKSATRWGDSKGSNSQGGWEEDSAATVMVKSNQSWGSGKEEKSSWNDAQKIKQGWADGQKASQGWAVSAGDSWGENSRSNHWGEAKKSSSGGSNSDRSVSGWNEPGKSNSVSWGGNNTNPNTSSGWDEPAKPNQNQGWGDPPKSNQPQVWGDSSKPINSPEWNKQDVGSWGAPSAPNKPPGSGWLGGPMPAPAKEEEPTGWEEPSPESIRRKMEIDDGTSAWGDPSKYNYKNVNMWNKNVPNSSSSSDQQAQVHQQLLSSSAMSSKESSSGSGWGEPSTPATTVDNGTSAWGKPMDTGTSWGEPISDAAGTSGWGNASLGQQASNKPGPKSMQDSWCGDDMPLTGSRQTSWEEEEDVEIGMWNSSSSQEANSSLNWPPYMKKMPTKGIMKGGNKQDETWMNPFIKQFTNLTFSRESPEETIQSNKMDMSGGLLPDKRMEMDKHGLSVGDYNRVVGKGPGSRPQISKESSMDRGPYFDKDGIVADESQNMQFMSNQNMKLPPSNNALPNQALGSLAGLGMQNLNSVRQNGNPSMFGVGNIAAQPRSMQQPPAQPLNSSQPNPRAQVPPPLLSPQVPVSLLKYAPNNGGLSPLFGPQQVAMLNQLSQLNQLSQISQLQRLLAQQQKAQNQRSMPSGGRQQQEQQGRSLSMQQQMMQQSRQLDPNLLMKQQTPPSQQQSLHQPSMKSFLENVIPHATPELQKGPSPINAFSSFPIGMNSNLNVNMDMSSIKEPQSRLRKWTTVDSISVNTSLDQNSSKHGAISSGFRLEESPFVPYDFMNSSNSPASPPGSIGDGWPRAKSPNGSSSVNWPPEFRPGEPWKGYPNIDPETDPYVTPGSVINNLSINTVREVDHLRDRNSGSSSSLNTTLPSTSAWSSIRASNYNVSLSSTAQSTSVARNSDSKSTWSPGSVTNTSLAHELWKVPLPPKSITAPSRPPPGLTGQKPPLSTWDNSLRLGGGWGSSDARYTPGSSWGESSSGRITNWLVLKNLTPQIDGSTLRTLCMQHGPLITFHLNLPHGNALVRYSSKEEVVKAQKSLHMCVLGNTTILAEFASEEEISRFFAQGQSLTPSPGWQSLGSSQNRLGSIDGSHSFSNRNDLNHWNGAGLSGTSSGDLHGTSLWGSPNYSTSLWGTPSSNDTRGISSPSPINAFLSVDHLGGGGESM, encoded by the exons gCATGCCTCCCATTCGGGACTTGGTGAGCCACTCCCCTAACCAGTCAG ATCTGAACCACAGTGGTCTAGGATCCCATTATGAAAATTCTCACTGGGGACCAGTCTCTTCAAATAGTGACTCCAGCACAAACTGGGATAAAGTTATTGTAGACGGCTCTGACAAAGAAGCATGGCCATCAATCACTGGCAGTGACCCAGAGCTGACATCAGAATGTATGGACACTGACTCTGCCTCTAGCTCTGGGTCAGAGAGGAACCTCGTGATAATGGCTTCAGGGAGCGCAGGTGGAGAAAGCGATGGCATTCGGAATGGCATTGGACATGGTTCTCAGAATAAGTTTGTGGTTGGTAGCAACAGCAATAATGTGGGCAATGGAAGTATTAGTGGGCCGTGGGGCTTATCCCACGGGACCATAATAAGCACATGTCAAGTTTCTGTGGATGCTCCTGACAGCAAATCTGAAAGTAGCAACAATAGAATGAATGCTTGGGGCACCATAAACTCTTCATCAAATGGAGGGTTAAATCCAAGCACTTTGAATTCAAATGGCAACCATGGTGCCTGGTCTGTATTGGAGAACAATGGACATGCCCTGAAAGGGTCTGTAGGGAGTGGTAATCCTGGCACAAGTATTCAGTGCAGTACCATAGGTCAGATATCTAATAGCCAGAGTATTAACTCTAAGGTGGGTGGTTCAGCCCATGGTTCCTGGGGAAGCCTTCAGGAAAGTTGTGATTCTGAAGTAAATGGTACAAGAAATGTTTCATTCAGTGGGCAACCTCAAAACCTTaacactgaaatgaatggaCCAAATAACACTACTAACTTTATGACCTCTAGTTTACCAAACTCTGCTGGTTCAGTGCAGATTAACGAACTGCCTAATAATACAGGGCATGGGGCCTGGCGCGTGAGCACAATGAATCATTCTCAGATTCAGGCCTCTCCAGTTTCAAATGGCACTTCCATTTCTCATCTTAGCAATGGTGAGGCGAAAAATGGTGGATCTTATGGTACTACATGGGGTGCCTATGGTTCTAATTACTCTGGAGACAAATGTTCAGGCCCAAACAGCCAAGCTAATGGTGACACTGTGAATGCAACTCTAATGCAGCCAGGCATTAGCGGGCCTGGCAGCACTAACTTTCAAATCAATGGGAATAAAGGAGGAGGGGTGTGGGAGGCAGGGACAGTCAACTCCCAGAACATGCCGTGGGGAAGCGGGAATGGTGCGAGTGCCGGCGGGAATAGAAGAGGATGGGGCAACCCTGCACAAAACACTGGCACTAACATTTCCAACGGGGAATGGAGTAAACTGCCCAGTAATCAGCATTCCAATGAAAGCGTGAACGGCAACGGCAGGAAGTTTACAAACGGATGGAAgtctgctgaggaggaggagctcagcagccagagtcctgctgctcctcagctcccGGAGCAGACCAGCGCGTGGACCAAAGCAGGTACAGCAGACAGCGAGGGCAGCGCCGAGAGCACTGGGTGCCACGAAGACCGAGCCACTGCGGAAGGACAGAACCGGGAGAGAAGGAAAGTCGACCAGCACGCGTTACTCCAAAGTATAGTGAACAGAACTGACTTAGATCCACGTGTCCTTTCCAACTCTGGCTGGGGACAGACTCCAATCAAACAGAACACTGCCTGGGATACCGAAACATCACCAAGGGgtgaaagaaaaactgacaATGGGACAGAGGCCTGGGGGGGCTCTGTGACACAGACTTCCAGCTCAGGGGGGTGTGTGGATAGACCTAGCCCTAATAATAATGATACCTCATCTGTATCAGGGTGGGGAGATCCAAAGTCTGCTACAAGGTGGGGAGACTCCAAAGGGTCAAACAGCCAAGGGGGGTGGGAAGAAGATTCTGCTGCTACAGTAATGGTCAAGAGCAATCAATCATGGGGAAGTGGCAAAGAGGAAAAGTCATCTTGGAATGACGCACAGAAGATCAAACAGGGATGGGCGGATGGACAGAAGGCCAGCCAGGGTTGGGCAGTTTCTGCCGGTGATAGCTGGGGTGAAAACTCAAGAAGTAACCATTGGGGTGAGGCTAAGAAATCCAGTTCAGGAGGTAGCAACAGTGACAGATCAGTATCTGGTTGGAATGAGCCAGGTAAATCAAACTCTGTTTCTTGGGGAGGTAATAATACAAACCCAAATACTTCTTCAGGATGGGATGAGCCTGCAAAGCCTAATCAGAACCAGGGCTGGGGAGACCCTCCTAAATCCAATCAGCCTCAAGTTTGGGGGGATTCATCCAAGCCAATCAACTCTCCAGAGTGGAACAAGCAAGATGTTGGCTCTTGGGGAGCACCGTCTGCCCCGAACAAGCCCCCCGGCTCGGGCTGGCTGGGGGGGCCGATGCCCGCGCCAGCCAAGGAGGAAGAGCCCACGGGCTGGGAGGAGCCGTCCCCCGAATCAATACGCCGCAAAATGGAGATTGATGATGGAACTTCTGCTTGGGGGGATCCGAGCAAGTACAACTACAAAAATGTGAATATGTGGAATAAAAATGTCCCAAACAGTAGCAGCAGTTCAGACCAGCAAGCACAGGTACATCAGCAGCTACTGTCTTCAAGTGCCATGTCTAGCAAGGAGAGCAGTTCGGGTTCTG gtTGGGGAGAGCCTTCTACTCCAGCCACTACTGTAGATAACGGAACTTCAGCGTGGGGTAAGCCCATGGATACTGGTACTAGCTGGGGAGAACCCATCAGCGATGCAGCAGGCACCTCTGGCTGGGGAAACGCCTCTCTTGGTCAACAGGCTTCAAATAAACCCG GGCCTAAATCTATGCAAGATAGTTGGTGTGGAGATGACATGCCATTGACAGGCAGTCGTCAGACcagctgggaggaagaggaggatgtggAGATTGGAATGTGGAACAGCAGTTCTTCACAAGAAGCTAACTCATCTTTAAATTGGCCACCgtacatgaaaaaaatgcccACGAAG gGAATAATGAAAGGTGGAAATAAGCAAGATGAAACATGGATGAATCCATTCATTAAGCAATTCACAAATCTCACTTTTTCA AGAGAATCACCAGAAGAAACCATACAGAGCAATAAGATGGACATGTCTGGAG GGTTATTGCCAGATAAGCGGATGGAGATGGATAAGCACGGCCTCAGTGTGGGAGATTACAACCGTGTGGTTGGAAAAGGCCCTGGTTCTCGTCCTCAGATTTCCAAAGAGTCTTCCATGGATCGCGGTCCTTACTTTGATAAG GATGGCATTGTAGCAGACGAGTCCCAAAACATGCAGTTTATGTCCAATCAAAACATGAAGCTTCCCCCTTCAAATAATGCACTACCTAACCAAGCCCTTGGCTCCCTAGCAGGGCTGGGTATGCAAAACTTGAATTCTGTTAGACAG aaTGGCAATCCCAGTATGTTTGGTGTTGGTAATAtagcagcacagcccaggagcatgcagcagcctccagcacaACCTCTTAATTCATCTCAGCCTAATCCACGTGCTCAAGTGCCTCCTCCATTACTATCCCCTCAG GTTCCAGTATCATTACTGAAGTATGCACCAAACAACGGTGGCCTGAGCCCACTTTTTGGCCCACAACAGGTAGCCATGTTGAATCAACTGTCCCAGTTAAACCAGCTTTCTCAGATCTCCCAGTTACAG CGGTTGTTggctcagcagcagaaagcGCAGAATCAAAGAAGCATGccttctggtggtcgtcagcagcaggagcagcag GGTCGATCTCTTAGTATGCAGCAACAGATGATGCAACAGTCCCGTCAGCTTGATCCAAACCTGTTAATGAAGCAGCAAACTCCACCCTCTCAGCAGCAGTCACTCCATCAACCCTCCATGAAATCCTTCCTTGAGAATGTCATACCCCACGCTActcctgagctgcagaaagGGCCATCGCCAATAAATGCATTCAGCAGCTTCCCCATAG GAATGAACTCAAACTTGAATGTAAACATGGATATGAGCAGTATTAAAGAGCCACAATCTCGCTTGAGGAAATGGACTACAGTCGACAGCATTTCTGTGAACACATCCTTGGATCAAAACTCCAGCAAACATG GTGCTATTTCAAGTGGTTTCAGGCTGGAAGAGTCTCCGTTTGTTCCATATGACTTTATGAACAGCAGTAATTCACCAGCCAGTCCCCCTGGATCCATTGGGGATGGCTGGCCCCGTGCCAAATCGCCTAACGGCTCTAGCAGTGTTAACTGGCCTCCAG AGTTTCGGCCTGGTGAGCCATGGAAAGGTTATCCAAACATCGACCCTGAAACTGACCCTTACGTCACTCCTGGCAGTGTCATAAACAATCTGTCAATTAATACTGTGCGGGAAGTTGACCACCTCAGGGACAGGAACAGTG GGTCATCCTCATCTTTGAACACCACGCTGCCTTCAACTAGTGCCTGGTCATCCATTCGTGCCTCCAACTACAATGTTTCCCTCAGCAGTACAGCACAAAGCACTTCAG TAGCCAGAAACAGTGATTCCAAATCAACATGGTCTCCTGGATCAGTCACTAACACCTCTCTGGCTCATGAGCTGTGGAAGGTCCCTTTGCCACCTAAAAGCATCACTGCTCCGTCCCGCCCGCCTCCAGGGCTTACAGGCCAGAAACCACCGTTGTCCACTTGGGATAATTCCCTTCGCCTGGGTGGAGGATGGGGAAGTTCTGATGCCCGATATACCCCTG GTTCAAGCTGGGGTGAGAGCAGCTCAGGGAGAATAACAAATTGGCTTGTTCTAAAAAACCTTACACCTCAG ATCGATGGCTCAACCCTGCGTACTCTGTGCATGCAGCACGGTCCACTAATAACATTCCACCTTAACCTCCCACATGGTAATGCTTTGGTCCGTTACAGTTCAAAAGAAGAGGTAGTGAAGGCACAAAAATCTCTGCACAT GTGTGTATTAGGGAACACTACTATTCTTGCTGAGTTTGCCAGTGAAGAGGAGATTAGTCGCTTCTTTGCACAAGGCCAGTCTCTGACTCCGTCTCCTGGCTGGCAATCTCTGGGATCCAGCCAGAACCGACTTGGATCCATTGACGGTTCCCATTCGTTCTCAAACCGTAATGATCTAAATCACTGGAATGGTGCTGGGCTGTCGGGAACTAGCAGTGGAGACCTTCATGGCACTTCACTTTGGGGGAGCCCCAACTATTCCACGAGCCTGTGGGGCACCCCGAGCAGCAATGACACCAGGGGAATTAGCAGCCCGTCCCCCATCAACGCTTTCCTTTCTGTTGACCACCTAGGTGGAGGTGGAGAGTCCATGTaa
- the TNRC6A gene encoding trinucleotide repeat-containing gene 6A protein isoform X3 — protein MRELEATATKEVERKLSRDFVQEEEEQLMEERKKRKEDKKKKEAAQKKAIEQKIKVPEQTKTSVSQPQPVTSSGTSPATSTNNNAKRAPASSQQQQTLPRYPPREVPPRFRHQEQKQLLKRGQQLPVIAANLGSTPKVLNGQSGGSTVTNKQPVTNGEVPNSSKKQPGMPPIRDLVSHSPNQSDLNHSGLGSHYENSHWGPVSSNSDSSTNWDKVIVDGSDKEAWPSITGSDPELTSECMDTDSASSSGSERNLVIMASGSAGGESDGIRNGIGHGSQNKFVVGSNSNNVGNGSISGPWGLSHGTIISTCQVSVDAPDSKSESSNNRMNAWGTINSSSNGGLNPSTLNSNGNHGAWSVLENNGHALKGSVGSGNPGTSIQCSTIGQISNSQSINSKVGGSAHGSWGSLQESCDSEVNGTRNVSFSGQPQNLNTEMNGPNNTTNFMTSSLPNSAGSVQINELPNNTGHGAWRVSTMNHSQIQASPVSNGTSISHLSNGEAKNGGSYGTTWGAYGSNYSGDKCSGPNSQANGDTVNATLMQPGISGPGSTNFQINGNKGGGVWEAGTVNSQNMPWGSGNGASAGGNRRGWGNPAQNTGTNISNGEWSKLPSNQHSNESVNGNGRKFTNGWKSAEEEELSSQSPAAPQLPEQTSAWTKAGTADSEGSAESTGCHEDRATAEGQNRERRKVDQHALLQSIVNRTDLDPRVLSNSGWGQTPIKQNTAWDTETSPRGERKTDNGTEAWGGSVTQTSSSGGCVDRPSPNNNDTSSVSGWGDPKSATRWGDSKGSNSQGGWEEDSAATVMVKSNQSWGSGKEEKSSWNDAQKIKQGWADGQKASQGWAVSAGDSWGENSRSNHWGEAKKSSSGGSNSDRSVSGWNEPGKSNSVSWGGNNTNPNTSSGWDEPAKPNQNQGWGDPPKSNQPQVWGDSSKPINSPEWNKQDVGSWGAPSAPNKPPGSGWLGGPMPAPAKEEEPTGWEEPSPESIRRKMEIDDGTSAWGDPSKYNYKNVNMWNKNVPNSSSSSDQQAQVHQQLLSSSAMSSKESSSGSGWGEPSTPATTVDNGTSAWGKPMDTGTSWGEPISDAAGTSGWGNASLGQQASNKPGPKSMQDSWCGDDMPLTGSRQTSWEEEEDVEIGMWNSSSSQEANSSLNWPPYMKKMPTKGIMKGGNKQDETWMNPFIKQFTNLTFSRESPEETIQSNKMDMSGGLLPDKRMEMDKHGLSVGDYNRVVGKGPGSRPQISKESSMDRGPYFDKDGIVADESQNMQFMSNQNMKLPPSNNALPNQALGSLAGLGMQNLNSVRQNGNPSMFGVGNIAAQPRSMQQPPAQPLNSSQPNPRAQVPPPLLSPQVPVSLLKYAPNNGGLSPLFGPQQVAMLNQLSQLNQLSQISQLQRLLAQQQKAQNQRSMPSGGRQQQEQQGRSLSMQQQMMQQSRQLDPNLLMKQQTPPSQQQSLHQPSMKSFLENVIPHATPELQKGPSPINAFSSFPIGMNSNLNVNMDMSSIKEPQSRLRKWTTVDSISVNTSLDQNSSKHGAISSGFRLEESPFVPYDFMNSSNSPASPPGSIGDGWPRAKSPNGSSSVNWPPEFRPGEPWKGYPNIDPETDPYVTPGSVINNLSINTVREVDHLRDRNSGSSSSLNTTLPSTSAWSSIRASNYNVSLSSTAQSTSVARNSDSKSTWSPGSVTNTSLAHELWKVPLPPKSITAPSRPPPGLTGQKPPLSTWDNSLRLGGGWGSSDARYTPGSSWGESSSGRITNWLVLKNLTPQIDGSTLRTLCMQHGPLITFHLNLPHGNALVRYSSKEEVVKAQKSLHMCVLGNTTILAEFASEEEISRFFAQGQSLTPSPGWQSLGSSQNRLGSIDGSHSFSNRNDLNHWNGAGLSGTSSGDLHGTSLWGSPNYSTSLWGTPSSNDTRGISSPSPINAFLSVDHLGGGGESM, from the exons gCATGCCTCCCATTCGGGACTTGGTGAGCCACTCCCCTAACCAGTCAG ATCTGAACCACAGTGGTCTAGGATCCCATTATGAAAATTCTCACTGGGGACCAGTCTCTTCAAATAGTGACTCCAGCACAAACTGGGATAAAGTTATTGTAGACGGCTCTGACAAAGAAGCATGGCCATCAATCACTGGCAGTGACCCAGAGCTGACATCAGAATGTATGGACACTGACTCTGCCTCTAGCTCTGGGTCAGAGAGGAACCTCGTGATAATGGCTTCAGGGAGCGCAGGTGGAGAAAGCGATGGCATTCGGAATGGCATTGGACATGGTTCTCAGAATAAGTTTGTGGTTGGTAGCAACAGCAATAATGTGGGCAATGGAAGTATTAGTGGGCCGTGGGGCTTATCCCACGGGACCATAATAAGCACATGTCAAGTTTCTGTGGATGCTCCTGACAGCAAATCTGAAAGTAGCAACAATAGAATGAATGCTTGGGGCACCATAAACTCTTCATCAAATGGAGGGTTAAATCCAAGCACTTTGAATTCAAATGGCAACCATGGTGCCTGGTCTGTATTGGAGAACAATGGACATGCCCTGAAAGGGTCTGTAGGGAGTGGTAATCCTGGCACAAGTATTCAGTGCAGTACCATAGGTCAGATATCTAATAGCCAGAGTATTAACTCTAAGGTGGGTGGTTCAGCCCATGGTTCCTGGGGAAGCCTTCAGGAAAGTTGTGATTCTGAAGTAAATGGTACAAGAAATGTTTCATTCAGTGGGCAACCTCAAAACCTTaacactgaaatgaatggaCCAAATAACACTACTAACTTTATGACCTCTAGTTTACCAAACTCTGCTGGTTCAGTGCAGATTAACGAACTGCCTAATAATACAGGGCATGGGGCCTGGCGCGTGAGCACAATGAATCATTCTCAGATTCAGGCCTCTCCAGTTTCAAATGGCACTTCCATTTCTCATCTTAGCAATGGTGAGGCGAAAAATGGTGGATCTTATGGTACTACATGGGGTGCCTATGGTTCTAATTACTCTGGAGACAAATGTTCAGGCCCAAACAGCCAAGCTAATGGTGACACTGTGAATGCAACTCTAATGCAGCCAGGCATTAGCGGGCCTGGCAGCACTAACTTTCAAATCAATGGGAATAAAGGAGGAGGGGTGTGGGAGGCAGGGACAGTCAACTCCCAGAACATGCCGTGGGGAAGCGGGAATGGTGCGAGTGCCGGCGGGAATAGAAGAGGATGGGGCAACCCTGCACAAAACACTGGCACTAACATTTCCAACGGGGAATGGAGTAAACTGCCCAGTAATCAGCATTCCAATGAAAGCGTGAACGGCAACGGCAGGAAGTTTACAAACGGATGGAAgtctgctgaggaggaggagctcagcagccagagtcctgctgctcctcagctcccGGAGCAGACCAGCGCGTGGACCAAAGCAGGTACAGCAGACAGCGAGGGCAGCGCCGAGAGCACTGGGTGCCACGAAGACCGAGCCACTGCGGAAGGACAGAACCGGGAGAGAAGGAAAGTCGACCAGCACGCGTTACTCCAAAGTATAGTGAACAGAACTGACTTAGATCCACGTGTCCTTTCCAACTCTGGCTGGGGACAGACTCCAATCAAACAGAACACTGCCTGGGATACCGAAACATCACCAAGGGgtgaaagaaaaactgacaATGGGACAGAGGCCTGGGGGGGCTCTGTGACACAGACTTCCAGCTCAGGGGGGTGTGTGGATAGACCTAGCCCTAATAATAATGATACCTCATCTGTATCAGGGTGGGGAGATCCAAAGTCTGCTACAAGGTGGGGAGACTCCAAAGGGTCAAACAGCCAAGGGGGGTGGGAAGAAGATTCTGCTGCTACAGTAATGGTCAAGAGCAATCAATCATGGGGAAGTGGCAAAGAGGAAAAGTCATCTTGGAATGACGCACAGAAGATCAAACAGGGATGGGCGGATGGACAGAAGGCCAGCCAGGGTTGGGCAGTTTCTGCCGGTGATAGCTGGGGTGAAAACTCAAGAAGTAACCATTGGGGTGAGGCTAAGAAATCCAGTTCAGGAGGTAGCAACAGTGACAGATCAGTATCTGGTTGGAATGAGCCAGGTAAATCAAACTCTGTTTCTTGGGGAGGTAATAATACAAACCCAAATACTTCTTCAGGATGGGATGAGCCTGCAAAGCCTAATCAGAACCAGGGCTGGGGAGACCCTCCTAAATCCAATCAGCCTCAAGTTTGGGGGGATTCATCCAAGCCAATCAACTCTCCAGAGTGGAACAAGCAAGATGTTGGCTCTTGGGGAGCACCGTCTGCCCCGAACAAGCCCCCCGGCTCGGGCTGGCTGGGGGGGCCGATGCCCGCGCCAGCCAAGGAGGAAGAGCCCACGGGCTGGGAGGAGCCGTCCCCCGAATCAATACGCCGCAAAATGGAGATTGATGATGGAACTTCTGCTTGGGGGGATCCGAGCAAGTACAACTACAAAAATGTGAATATGTGGAATAAAAATGTCCCAAACAGTAGCAGCAGTTCAGACCAGCAAGCACAGGTACATCAGCAGCTACTGTCTTCAAGTGCCATGTCTAGCAAGGAGAGCAGTTCGGGTTCTG gtTGGGGAGAGCCTTCTACTCCAGCCACTACTGTAGATAACGGAACTTCAGCGTGGGGTAAGCCCATGGATACTGGTACTAGCTGGGGAGAACCCATCAGCGATGCAGCAGGCACCTCTGGCTGGGGAAACGCCTCTCTTGGTCAACAGGCTTCAAATAAACCCG GGCCTAAATCTATGCAAGATAGTTGGTGTGGAGATGACATGCCATTGACAGGCAGTCGTCAGACcagctgggaggaagaggaggatgtggAGATTGGAATGTGGAACAGCAGTTCTTCACAAGAAGCTAACTCATCTTTAAATTGGCCACCgtacatgaaaaaaatgcccACGAAG gGAATAATGAAAGGTGGAAATAAGCAAGATGAAACATGGATGAATCCATTCATTAAGCAATTCACAAATCTCACTTTTTCA AGAGAATCACCAGAAGAAACCATACAGAGCAATAAGATGGACATGTCTGGAG GGTTATTGCCAGATAAGCGGATGGAGATGGATAAGCACGGCCTCAGTGTGGGAGATTACAACCGTGTGGTTGGAAAAGGCCCTGGTTCTCGTCCTCAGATTTCCAAAGAGTCTTCCATGGATCGCGGTCCTTACTTTGATAAG GATGGCATTGTAGCAGACGAGTCCCAAAACATGCAGTTTATGTCCAATCAAAACATGAAGCTTCCCCCTTCAAATAATGCACTACCTAACCAAGCCCTTGGCTCCCTAGCAGGGCTGGGTATGCAAAACTTGAATTCTGTTAGACAG aaTGGCAATCCCAGTATGTTTGGTGTTGGTAATAtagcagcacagcccaggagcatgcagcagcctccagcacaACCTCTTAATTCATCTCAGCCTAATCCACGTGCTCAAGTGCCTCCTCCATTACTATCCCCTCAG GTTCCAGTATCATTACTGAAGTATGCACCAAACAACGGTGGCCTGAGCCCACTTTTTGGCCCACAACAGGTAGCCATGTTGAATCAACTGTCCCAGTTAAACCAGCTTTCTCAGATCTCCCAGTTACAG CGGTTGTTggctcagcagcagaaagcGCAGAATCAAAGAAGCATGccttctggtggtcgtcagcagcaggagcagcag GGTCGATCTCTTAGTATGCAGCAACAGATGATGCAACAGTCCCGTCAGCTTGATCCAAACCTGTTAATGAAGCAGCAAACTCCACCCTCTCAGCAGCAGTCACTCCATCAACCCTCCATGAAATCCTTCCTTGAGAATGTCATACCCCACGCTActcctgagctgcagaaagGGCCATCGCCAATAAATGCATTCAGCAGCTTCCCCATAG GAATGAACTCAAACTTGAATGTAAACATGGATATGAGCAGTATTAAAGAGCCACAATCTCGCTTGAGGAAATGGACTACAGTCGACAGCATTTCTGTGAACACATCCTTGGATCAAAACTCCAGCAAACATG GTGCTATTTCAAGTGGTTTCAGGCTGGAAGAGTCTCCGTTTGTTCCATATGACTTTATGAACAGCAGTAATTCACCAGCCAGTCCCCCTGGATCCATTGGGGATGGCTGGCCCCGTGCCAAATCGCCTAACGGCTCTAGCAGTGTTAACTGGCCTCCAG AGTTTCGGCCTGGTGAGCCATGGAAAGGTTATCCAAACATCGACCCTGAAACTGACCCTTACGTCACTCCTGGCAGTGTCATAAACAATCTGTCAATTAATACTGTGCGGGAAGTTGACCACCTCAGGGACAGGAACAGTG GGTCATCCTCATCTTTGAACACCACGCTGCCTTCAACTAGTGCCTGGTCATCCATTCGTGCCTCCAACTACAATGTTTCCCTCAGCAGTACAGCACAAAGCACTTCAG TAGCCAGAAACAGTGATTCCAAATCAACATGGTCTCCTGGATCAGTCACTAACACCTCTCTGGCTCATGAGCTGTGGAAGGTCCCTTTGCCACCTAAAAGCATCACTGCTCCGTCCCGCCCGCCTCCAGGGCTTACAGGCCAGAAACCACCGTTGTCCACTTGGGATAATTCCCTTCGCCTGGGTGGAGGATGGGGAAGTTCTGATGCCCGATATACCCCTG GTTCAAGCTGGGGTGAGAGCAGCTCAGGGAGAATAACAAATTGGCTTGTTCTAAAAAACCTTACACCTCAG ATCGATGGCTCAACCCTGCGTACTCTGTGCATGCAGCACGGTCCACTAATAACATTCCACCTTAACCTCCCACATGGTAATGCTTTGGTCCGTTACAGTTCAAAAGAAGAGGTAGTGAAGGCACAAAAATCTCTGCACAT GTGTGTATTAGGGAACACTACTATTCTTGCTGAGTTTGCCAGTGAAGAGGAGATTAGTCGCTTCTTTGCACAAGGCCAGTCTCTGACTCCGTCTCCTGGCTGGCAATCTCTGGGATCCAGCCAGAACCGACTTGGATCCATTGACGGTTCCCATTCGTTCTCAAACCGTAATGATCTAAATCACTGGAATGGTGCTGGGCTGTCGGGAACTAGCAGTGGAGACCTTCATGGCACTTCACTTTGGGGGAGCCCCAACTATTCCACGAGCCTGTGGGGCACCCCGAGCAGCAATGACACCAGGGGAATTAGCAGCCCGTCCCCCATCAACGCTTTCCTTTCTGTTGACCACCTAGGTGGAGGTGGAGAGTCCATGTaa